One Paramisgurnus dabryanus chromosome 10, PD_genome_1.1, whole genome shotgun sequence genomic region harbors:
- the LOC135718401 gene encoding trace amine-associated receptor 13c-like yields the protein MAYETEDHETQYCFPAINTSCIKTKRSTYEYKIMYVFFSLLSVWTVFMNLLVIISISHFKKLHTPTNMLILSLAVSDLFVGLIVMPFEAIRLIETCWYFGDIICRLFLLILGLLISTSLSNLVLIAVDRYVAVCHPLLYPQKITTTRIIIITSISWFGSLVYSISLVITTSQRKYTCYGECTYMPTFALIIIDLLLSFLFPCIVIITLYLRIFYVAHQQVKVINSLMRSGKHLTEGSVRRKSESKAALTLGIIVTVYLFCWIPYYSLTLTPITRMTSVVAYFILWMLYINSGLNPLIYAIFYPWFRTSVKHILNLSKIFKTS from the coding sequence ATGGCCTATGAGACAGAAGATCATGAGACTCAATACTGCTTTCCTGCCATTAACACATCATGCATCAAGACAAAACGCTCCACATATGAATACAAaatcatgtatgtgtttttttcattgctgTCAGTATGGACTGTGTTTATGAATCTGCTGGTgatcatctccatctctcacttcaagAAGCTTCACACTCCAACCAACATGCTCATTCTCTCTCTGGCTGTGTCCGACCTGTTCGTAGGACTTATTGTCATGCCATTTGAGGCGATTAGGTTGATCGAAACATGTTGGTACTTTGGAGACATTATCTGTAGACTGTTTTTATTAATCTTGGGATTGCTCATCTCTACATCTTTgagtaatttagttttaataGCTGTTGACCGTTATGTGGCTGTGTGTCACCCTCTACTGTACCCACAGAAAATAACAACGActagaataataattattaccTCTATTTCCTGGTTCGGCTCTTTAGTTTATTCCATTTCACTTGTTATAACTACCTCAcaaagaaaatacacatgttatGGAGAATGTACATATATGCCTACTTTTGCACTGATAATCATTGACCTGTTACTGTCTTTCCTGTTTCCTTGTATCGTCATTATAACTTTATATTTGAGAATCTTTTATGTGGCACATCAGCAGGTTAAAGTTATAAACTCTCTGATGAGGAGTGGAAAACATCTAACAGAAGGTTCAGTGAGGAGGAAATCTGAGAGCAAAGCCGCTCTGACATTAGGAATCATTGTGACGGTTTATCTGTTTTGTTGGATTCCCTATTATAGTTTAACTTTAACACCAATCACAAGAATGACCTCTGTTGTAGCCTATTTTATATTATGGATGTTGTATATTAATTCAGGTCTGAATCCTCTCATCTATGCTATATTTTACCCCTGGTTTAGAACGTCAGTTAAACACATCCTAAATCTatccaaaatatttaaaacatcatAA